The window GGCATTGCTGTAATTCCACTTGCCTGCACGTTTTACGATAACTGAGAGAAGATCCTTTGCACTCTTGGCTCCGGATGCGCCCTTGACAGCAGCCTCGGCTGCGATGAAGTAGAGCTCGGAGAACTTGAGGATATTGAAAGGACGGGTGCTTGCGCCGTTAGGTGAACCGAGACCGGTACCGTCGTTGTCAGTACGGTATGGACCGTGCTTCCAGATAGCTGGGTATACTCGACGGTTGATATGGTTGATATCGTAAACGAAATCAGAACGGCCAGCCTTTTCTCCAGCTCCGATTGCAGCTCCAATTATAGCCTGTATTGAATCGATTGGAGAAGTTCTGTAGTTGATAGTATTGTCCTCGGTTTCGTTGAAAAGGAAGGTAAGTATCGGTTCTCCCATATGGACAGGAAGATCGTTCGCTCCTATAGCAGACTCAGTTTTTTCTCCACCTCTGACCCAGTTGGCACGGAATACTGTAGTGAAGGTACCGTCGCGACGTGAGTCCCTGTCATCAGCGAACTTTCTGAGAGCCTCGACAGTAGGAGCCATACGGGTCCAAGGACGACCGAGGGCCTGGACTGCCTCTCTCTGTACAGGATTGAATGTCTTCTTTTCTTCTGGCTTGTCACCGAGTTTGTATCGGATCTTCATGTCACCAGAATAGTTCCAGATAACGAACCAGCCTACGAAGTTCTCAGGAGCGTTACCGTTTGACCAGCCGAAGCTTGATTCGTTGTACTGCTCGCTGATGTTGTTGTGGTCCGCATAGAGCACGATTTCGCTGTTGCGGTCGTTAGGGCCGAGGCTGACGTCGCGGAAAGTCTCCTGGAGAGCGAATGGGCCCGGGTCGTTGATTGCTGCAAGAGCGGTGTCGTAAGCCTTCTGGAAGTAAGAAGGAGCTTCAGAGGCGTTGCGGCTGCAATCAGGATAAGTAGGAATACCCTTAGGGTTCTCGAGCCACCAAGCGTAGGTAAGGTAAGCCTGAGCAAGAACAAGCCTTGCTGCGGTCTTTGTGGCGGTACCTGTCATACGACCCGTAGCCGGAAGGTCTTTCTCTGCGTCAACAAGGTCGGCGAATATTTTATCGTAAACCTCAGGAACGGTGTTACGTACGGATACGCGTGAAGGAATGCTGTTGAACTTGAGTTCACCAGCGCCGAGGTCGAGCGGAACTCCACCGAAGGTCTTGACGAGCTGGAAGTAGAAGAATGCTCTGAAGAATTTGGCCTCGGCGATGTACTGGGCGTCAAGTCCGGATTCGGTTGCATTCTCGATGATACCGTTGGCAGTATTGATAGTGCCGAAGGCCATGTTCCAAAGAACTTCCGAACGGCATGATGAAGGAGTGAGGGAGCCTGCGCCTGAAAGGTCGGCATCCTTGAAGTTGTTGTCTGCTGACCAGCCGTATGTATATTCATCGGTACCGGTCTCGAGACTGTTGAAATAGTATCCCTGGCCATAGACCAGACGGAGACTTCTGTAGAGGGAAGTGAGACCTCCCTGAACGCCGGCCTCGGTCTTGAAGAATCCCGGCTCGTAGAATGTGCGTGGCTGTTCGTCAAGCACCTTGTTGCAAGCGCAAGCAAGGGTAAGCATTGCCGCAGCTAAGGCGATATTCAATATCTTTTTCATGATTTTCCTGATTAGAATGTTATGTTAAGACCGAAGAGATAGTTGCGGGTGTTCGGAGTGTTGTAACCAACTATCTTGTTCTTGCTGAGGAGACCATTGTGAGTAGCGGTGGTCTTGTTGTCAGTGATGTCTTCGCCGGTAGAGTTAGTCTCCGGATCAAGACCTCCGTCCCTTGTGAATGGAGAGAAGAGAACGAACGGGTTCTGTACGGAAGCGTACACGCGGAGGCTGTGGACGCCAAGCTTCTTGATAGCCTTGATCTTTCCGAGGTTGTAACCGAGGGTGATGTTGCGGATCTTGAGGTAAGATGCGTCGAAGTAACCGAGGGTAGAACCATAGAGAGGGTTATCGTTGCTGTTGATTCCGCCCGGGCGAGGATACCTTGCGTCGGTGTTTTCATCAGTCCAGTAATCGACATTGATCTGGCCGCGACGACCGGAAAGCATGTTCAGGTAACCGTTTGCAGAGTGGATGGCTGAAATGAGGATACCGCCACGCTGGAATGAACCGATGACTGAGAAGTCGAAGTCTTTGTAGTAAACGGTGGTGTTGAAGCCGCCCATGAAGTCTGCCTCCATGCTTATTGGTCGCATGTCGAGGCTGGAAATCTGGCGGACAGGAAGACCCTCTTCGTCATATTCTCCGTAATATTTTACCCTGATGTCGCCAGGAGCAGCACCTTTCTGATATAAATCGATAAGATGCCTCTGCTCTTTCGGATCCTTATCTTTGTCTTGCTCCAGAACTGCGGCGTCAGCCTTCTGCCAGAGACCGTCGTAGATATAGTCATATGCGCAGTTGATTGGCTTGCCGATGAACCATCTGTTGTCGATATCGTCATCGTCGTCGGAAGTTACGAGGGAGGTGAGCTTGTTCCTGTTGAGGTAGAAGTTTATGCCGGCATCCCACTTCCAGTCGCCCTTCTCGAGGATGGTTCCGTTGAGAGAGAGCTCGAAGCCCTTGTTCTCGGTTGAACCGATGTTGGCAGTTGTCTTCTCCACACCTGCGGTTGCAGGAAGCTTGAGACCGAGGAGAATGTCGCTGGTCTTCTGGGTGTAGTACTCGGCGGTACCGCGGAGCCTTCCTCCGAAGAGAGCGAAGTCGATACCGTAGTTCCAGGTCTTGGAGTACTCCCAGCCGAGTTCGTCGTTAGGAAGGGCCTCTACGTTGTAACCAACTGCGAGAGCGTCTGCAAAGTTGTAGTATTTGGTACCGAGAGAACCGAGGGTTGCGTATGGGTCGATAGCCTGGTTAGAGGTCTCGCCATAGCCGACACGGAGCTTGAGCTCGTCGAGCCAGCCCTTTGTTCCTTCCATGAATTTCTCCTTGTGGAGGTTCCAACCTGCAGAAATTGCAGGATATGTATGCCACTGATGACCCTTTGCAAGGCGTGAAGAAGCGTCAGAACGTATGGCAGCAGAAATCATGTATTTGTCATCGTATGTGTACATTACACGACCCATCCAGGAGATAAGTCCGCTCTGCCAGTATTTGAAGTCATTTGCATCAAGCTTGATGTCCTCTACGGCTGCTCTTGCGAGGTTGTAGTAAAGGAACTGCTCGTTAGGGATGTTCTTAGCGGACATCTTGTCGGCGGTATAGGTTGTCTGCTCGGCTGAGTAGAGACCTACTACGTTGAGGTGATGCTTCTGTGCGAAAGTACGGTCGTAAGTAACGAGATTCTCGACTGTCCAGTTCTTGGTCTCGTCGTGACGTATGCTTGCGGAGTTAGGCTCAGAAGGGTTGACAGCGTTGACGCCGGTACCGGTGAAGGTGCCCCTCTTGTTGTTGCGGTAGTTGAAGCTTGCGCTGATCTTGTAAGAGAGACCCTCGATCCAAGGAGCCCTTACCTCTGCATAGCCGCTGTTGTATGTACCGAGTCCGAATGACTCGTCGATGTATCTTTCACCGAGGTTCTCGAGGGATTCCTTGGTATAGATATAGACTTCGTCCGAAGGCATCTTGATGGTCCTTCTGAGGTTTCCTTCGTCATCGTATGGAGAAGTCATAGGAGTCATCTCGAGGATGTTGTAGAGACCAATCTGGCTACCGTGCTTGCGGTTGTAGTTGGTATTGGTGGCGAAGCCTACGGTGAGGTACTTGCCGACGTTCTGGTCGATACTTGCATGGACGCCGATACGGTCGAAATCCTGGGTAGGAACTACGGCCTCATCCTTCAGGTAGTTGACACCGAAGTTGTAGTTGCCGTTGGTTGTACCGCCGCTGACGCTGAGTTCGTGGTTGTGAACGAGACCGGTGCGGTAGAAGAGATCCTGCCAGTCGGTGTCGACTTTTTCGTCTTCGTCAACTGAATTGTTGTACAGTCCTGCTGCCTTACGCATCTGCATGTACTGCTCAGTATTCATCATAGGGAACTTCTTGGCAACCTTTGCTCCTATATATGTATTATAGGAAATCTGAGGCTTGCTGCCCTTGACGCCCTTATAAGTAGAGATGAGGATGACACCGTTGGCACCTCTTGAACCGTAGATAGCGGTAGAAGCGGCATCCTTAAGGATGTCCATGCTCTTGATGTTGCTTGGGCTGATTTCGTTGAGGTTACCCATGAACGGAATACCGTCGAGCACGATGAGAGGGTCGTTCGAAGCGGAGAGAGATCTCTCACCACGGATAC is drawn from Bacteroidales bacterium WCE2008 and contains these coding sequences:
- a CDS encoding Starch-binding associating with outer membrane → MKKILNIALAAAMLTLACACNKVLDEQPRTFYEPGFFKTEAGVQGGLTSLYRSLRLVYGQGYYFNSLETGTDEYTYGWSADNNFKDADLSGAGSLTPSSCRSEVLWNMAFGTINTANGIIENATESGLDAQYIAEAKFFRAFFYFQLVKTFGGVPLDLGAGELKFNSIPSRVSVRNTVPEVYDKIFADLVDAEKDLPATGRMTGTATKTAARLVLAQAYLTYAWWLENPKGIPTYPDCSRNASEAPSYFQKAYDTALAAINDPGPFALQETFRDVSLGPNDRNSEIVLYADHNNISEQYNESSFGWSNGNAPENFVGWFVIWNYSGDMKIRYKLGDKPEEKKTFNPVQREAVQALGRPWTRMAPTVEALRKFADDRDSRRDGTFTTVFRANWVRGGEKTESAIGANDLPVHMGEPILTFLFNETEDNTINYRTSPIDSIQAIIGAAIGAGEKAGRSDFVYDINHINRRVYPAIWKHGPYRTDNDGTGLGSPNGASTRPFNILKFSELYFIAAEAAVKGASGAKSAKDLLSVIVKRAGKWNYSNAEDAAVEADYGDALVADMPSAITIDYILDERMREYFADGIRWFDLARTQTWAERAGKYTIGNSYEAPTEHTRTIDNFMYLRPIPQTQINGLVMDEDAKKAYQNPGYPTE
- a CDS encoding TonB-linked outer membrane protein, SusC/RagA family — encoded protein: MKHNSMKSLGLVLLGLVLPLVAFAQNLTVKGVVTETNGEPIPGAYVMIKGTTTGASTGLDGEYVINAPANAVLVVSFVGYVTEEVPVAGVSTHNVTLRFDSEALEGTVVIGYGSARKSDVTGSIASMGGNELRAVPANDISYALSGRVAGIDMSQTSSKPGESMQIRIRGERSLSASNDPLIVLDGIPFMGNLNEISPSNIKSMDILKDAASTAIYGSRGANGVILISTYKGVKGSKPQISYNTYIGAKVAKKFPMMNTEQYMQMRKAAGLYNNSVDEDEKVDTDWQDLFYRTGLVHNHELSVSGGTTNGNYNFGVNYLKDEAVVPTQDFDRIGVHASIDQNVGKYLTVGFATNTNYNRKHGSQIGLYNILEMTPMTSPYDDEGNLRRTIKMPSDEVYIYTKESLENLGERYIDESFGLGTYNSGYAEVRAPWIEGLSYKISASFNYRNNKRGTFTGTGVNAVNPSEPNSASIRHDETKNWTVENLVTYDRTFAQKHHLNVVGLYSAEQTTYTADKMSAKNIPNEQFLYYNLARAAVEDIKLDANDFKYWQSGLISWMGRVMYTYDDKYMISAAIRSDASSRLAKGHQWHTYPAISAGWNLHKEKFMEGTKGWLDELKLRVGYGETSNQAIDPYATLGSLGTKYYNFADALAVGYNVEALPNDELGWEYSKTWNYGIDFALFGGRLRGTAEYYTQKTSDILLGLKLPATAGVEKTTANIGSTENKGFELSLNGTILEKGDWKWDAGINFYLNRNKLTSLVTSDDDDDIDNRWFIGKPINCAYDYIYDGLWQKADAAVLEQDKDKDPKEQRHLIDLYQKGAAPGDIRVKYYGEYDEEGLPVRQISSLDMRPISMEADFMGGFNTTVYYKDFDFSVIGSFQRGGILISAIHSANGYLNMLSGRRGQINVDYWTDENTDARYPRPGGINSNDNPLYGSTLGYFDASYLKIRNITLGYNLGKIKAIKKLGVHSLRVYASVQNPFVLFSPFTRDGGLDPETNSTGEDITDNKTTATHNGLLSKNKIVGYNTPNTRNYLFGLNITF